The Pyrenophora tritici-repentis strain M4 chromosome 3, whole genome shotgun sequence genome has a window encoding:
- a CDS encoding Dimer-Tnp-hAT multi-domain protein, whose product MPSIPAKRKPEAAEEADTPFKRAQRTRKPTLKALLGDGSQPTQPIELPESTPDPPTEPPTQVIEPPTRAIEPPCKPVQQPEERPRRASPLPILAASQASRLTDEPAWESQLMFDKPEDSIVQPLAFSSAATEASVEEDSAVSVDFRDFEGVDWSRLKGFVAPLSTPRGKASWIFQHGWRVWKEGTHHPDELYFVCKYCHIHKLPNGVHRVTKSTTAANGHLQLDKPGHRLSKDGPILSKPLRKHGQQSLRQAALSGVKFSLEAYKTIGNFDVQEFRQAAALWLVDNNRPLREFETPAFRKMIRLANPEAEAALWRSHNSVSAFVMRLYSWLRPQVVRALAEAESKVHISFDGWTTKGGKRGFFSVVAHYANSKGAIVDLPIALPQLVGAHTGEAIADAVTKILQSFSINRSKLGYFVLDNAYNNDTAVNKLAAMYHFSASDRRLRCACHILNLVGQTIMFGRDADAYNNALENTKMEDFYMKEWRKEGPLGVYLDIINYINTPKQWSIFEDCQREAVNSMPTGASGGTREPIKPCVTRWNSYYDCFKRGVQLQQAINAYATYHIRETEQADEQAAIRGNKLPDMPRWMRSDGLTAADWAVITEYMAILQPLKFATDRLQGRGKCGRFGALYEVIPVFESVITELDARLRPYESVNHEPSEAPEDHIPINLRAARRKASNYFTKILQSPIYYAATALHPRYKTYSKRFWRDKPTQLSTAHAKFLRVWAAYKPAAAATTPTPAPKPTMSSFDDAIDAILDEDGEHTLEVEDEYDSWLKEPMWTSDQHKEGPTAVQYWLSLKPKYPHLSRLAIDVLTIPASSSDCERVFAGTGDIIEPQRRKIGAQLLAALVCLQRWTRAGFTTPSTTTAAKHTDEELTEEFAIGTWEEPPAELS is encoded by the coding sequence atgccctctataccagcaaaacgcaagcccgaggctgccgaagaagctgatactcccttcaagcgagcacaacgtacgcgcaaacctacgctcaaagcgctgttgggtgacggcagccagccaacccagccgatagagctgccagaaagtacgccggatccgcctacagagccgcctacacaagttatcgagccgcccacacgggctattgaaccgccatgtaagcctgtacaacaacccgaggagcgccctcggcgggcatcaccactgcctattttggctgcctcacaagcctctcggctcactgatgagccagcctgggagtcgcagttaatgtttgataagccagaggactctattgtacagcctttagctttctctagcgctgccactgaggcttcggtggaggaggatagcgctgtgagcgtcgattttcgcgactttgagggcgtcgattggtcgcgattaaaggggtttgtcgcgccgctgagcactccacgaggcaaggcaagctggatttttcaacacggctggcgtgtctggaaggagggtactcaccacccagatgagttgtactttgtgtgcaagtactgtcatattcataagctacctaatggtgtacaccgagtaacgaagtcaaccactgccgccaacgggcacctccagcttgataaacctggtcatcggctcagcaaagatggtccaatcctaagcaaacctctccgcaaacatggacaacaatcacttcgtcaggcagctctaagcggtgtcaaatttagtctagaggcgtacaagactataggaaacttcgacgtacaagaatttcggcaggcagctgcgctctggctggtcgacaacaacagaccactccgcgagtttgagacgccggcttttcgcaagatgatcaggcttgctaatcctgaggcagaggcggcgttatggaggtctcataacagcgtgtcagcgttcgtgatgaggttgtacagttggctacggcctcaggtggtgcgcgcgttggctgaagccgagagcaaggtacatataagcttcgatgggtggacgacaaaaggcggcaaacgtggcttcttttctgtagttgctcactacgccaacagtaagggcgcgatagttgacctacccatcgcgctgccgcagctggtgggtgcccacactggtgaggcgatagctgacgctgtaaccaaaatcctgcaatccttcagcattaatcgcagcaaactcggctactttgtgctcgataacgcttacaataacgacaccgctgttaacaaactcgccgcgatgtaccacttttctgcctccgatcgccgcctccgctgcgcttgccacatacttaaccttgttggccaaacgattatgttcgggagggatgctgacgcgtataacaacgccctggagaacacaaagatggaggatttttacatgaaggagtggcggaaagaaggaccgcttggcgtgtatcttgatattatcaactacatcaacacgccgaagcagtggagtatttttgaagattgccaacgcgaggcagttaacagcatgcccacaggcgccagcggcggcactcgcgagccaattaagccgtgtgttacacgttggaacagctattacgactgctttaagcgcggagttcagctccaacaagctatcaacgcatacgccacgtaccacattcgcgagactgaacaggctgacgaacaggcagctattagaggaaacaagctgcctgatatgccgcggtggatgaggtcagacggccttacggcggctgactgggcggtgattactgagtacatggcgatactgcagccgctcaagtttgctacagatcgcctccaaggccgcggcaagtgtggccgttttggcgcactctacgaggtcatcccagtatttgagagtgtgataactgagctggatgcacgccttcggccatacgaatcggtcaaccacgagccatctgaggcgcccgaagatcacatcccgatcaacctgcgagccgcgaggcgaaaagcgagcaattactttactaagatcctccaaagtcccatttactacgcagctacggcactacatccacgatataaaacatactctaagcgcttctggcgcgacaaacctacacaattgagcaccgcgcacgcgaagtttctgcgggtttgggctgcctacaagcctgccgctgctgccacaacaccaacccctgcgccaaaacctaccatgagcagctttgacgacgctatcgacgctatactagatgaggacggcgagcatacattggaggtggaggatgagtacgatagctggttaaaagagcctatgtggacgtctgatcaacacaaggagggtccaacagctgtacagtactggttatcgttgaagccgaagtatccacatctttcacgattggcgatcgacgtgttgactatacccgcctccagctctgattgtgagcgcgtttttgcgggaactggcgatataattgagccacaaaggcggaaaattggcgcgcagttactggctgctttggtgtgcttgcaacggtggactcgtgcaggttttacaacaccaagcacgacaacagcagcaaagcatactgatgaggagctcacggaagagtttgcgataggaacgtgggaagagccgcctgcagaattgtcatag
- a CDS encoding CypX, Cytochrome P450 yields MDEQSGLSSGLRSTFSFTSFLWLGALWIGYRIAIALYNISPFHPLARFPGPKIAAASYLYEAYYDWWLLGRYGKVIARMHEQYGPIVRINPDELHCADPAFTDEIYAGPGRIRDKWQHQLNTGGAGPVSVTGFSTVNHELHRQRKAPLSKFFSRQQMLKLEGEVQDFATMVANKMLASAGKGAFDVKEAFNCYTADVISQYAFGEPMGFVAQEGWEPNFATWVKSFFKSAYMMRHNALGRKMAQVLPFMADYLGEDVKTVMRIMNVTIPQYISQALSNPDNGRVFAEVMGKDKSMSEEEKYRYSGEGFNFLLAGTETTAAILTVFTYWSLAKPEISQRLRMELLQAGIASNTIKWVELEKVPYFWAVLQECLRMMPGVSHRSARIATHEDLHYVSADGKSDWVIPRGTPIGMTSMINHWNRELFPDPDEFLPERWLLEDGSQNYTLQKKLIAFGKGTRSCIGEQLAYCELYIMCAHMVLDVVPRARLADNTVLDDITYDHDLIVAQTTKGSISVRIAID; encoded by the exons ATGGACGAGCAATCGGGCCTTTCATCTGGCCTAAGGTCGACTTTCTCTTTTACCAGCTTTCTTTGGCTGGGCGCTCTCTGGATCGGCTACCGGATCGCTATTGCGCTCTACAACATCTCGCCATTTCACCCCCTTGCTCGTTTCCCTGGTCCAAAGATCGCTGCCGCGTCGTATCTCTACGAAGCATACTACGACTGGTGGCTGTTGGGTCGATATGGCAAGGTCATCGCTCGCATGCACGAACAATATGGGCCTATTGTCCGCATCAATCCAGACGAACTGCATTGTGCTGACCCAGCCTTCACCGATGAGATCTACGCCGGACCTGGCCGTATCCGGGATAAGTGGCAGCATCAATTGAACACTGGCGGAGCAGGACCTGTTTCAGTCACCGGCTTTTCCACAGTCAACCATGAGCTCCATCGTCAGCGGAAAGCACCGTTGAGCAAGTTCTTCTCCCGTCAGCAAATGTTGAAGTTGGAGGGCGAGGTGCAGGACTTTGCGACCATGGTGGCGAACAAGATGCTAGCTTCGGCTGGTAAAGGTGCATTCGACGTCAAGGAAGCCTTCAATTGCTACACTGCAGACGTCATCTCTCAGTATGCTTTCGGTGAGCCCATGGGCTTtgtggcacaagaaggctGGGAACCCAATTTCGCCACATGGGTCAAATCCTTCTTCAAGAGTGCTTACATGATGCGACACAATGCTCTGGGCCGAAAGATGGCACAAGTCCTTCCGTTCATGGCCGACTACCTGGGTGAAGATGTCAAGACTGTTATGAGGATCATGAATGTCACAATCCCACAGTACATCAGCCAGGCTCTTAGCAACCCTGACAACGGACGTGTGTTTGCCGAAGTCATGGGCAAAGACAAGTCCATGTCcgaagaggagaagtaccGATACTCGGGCGAAGGCTTCAACTTCTTGTTGGCCGGTACTGAAACAACTGCT GCCATACTTACAGTCTTCACTTATTGGTCACTCGCCAAACCTGAAATCTCTCAGAGACTCAGGATGGAACTTTTGCAAGCTGGCATTGCTTCCAACACGATTAAGTGGGTCGAGCTCGAAAAAGTGCCATATTTCTGGGCCGTCTTGCAAGAGTGTCTGCGTATGATGCCTGGTGTATCCCACCGTTCGGCCAGAATTGCGACCCACGAGGATCTCCACTACGTATCGGCGGACGGCAAGTCAGACTGGGTGATTCCAAGAGGAACGCCCATTGGCATGACGTCAATGATCAACCACTGGAACAGGGAGCTCTTTCCTGACCCTGATGAGTTCCTTCCAGAACGGTGGTTGTTGGAGGATGGATCGCAAAACTACACGCTGCAGAAGAAGCTCATCGCGTTCGGAAAGGGTACTCGCAGCTGCATTGGTGAACAGCTAGCGTACTGTGAGCTGTATATTATGTGCGCGCACATGGTGCTTGACGTTGTCCCGCGCGCTCGTCTCGCTGATAATACGGTACTGGACGACATCACCTATGACCACGACTTGATTGTTGCACAGACTACCAAGGGCTCCATATCTGTCCGCATTGCTATCGATTAG
- a CDS encoding cytidine-deoxycytidylate deaminase family protein: MSTPPHPEQLVIKLLSTIESHIIPLTKQGVSTGSKLFGAAILSRTDLTPYTLATNNERLSPLLHGEINCIQKFFTVDYPNPSTRPHPAKDCIFLATHEPCSLCLSGITWAGFNEFYYLFTYEDSRDLFGIPYDIDILQEVFRVKGEGESENGVQKRQLYNRKNKFFTAKSFKDLVGKIGDEGVRTGLEGEIKRVKALYNGLSETYQEGKKAGAESSSVWK; the protein is encoded by the coding sequence ATGTCCACTCCACCACATCCCGAACAACTCGTCATAAAGCTCCTCTCCACAATCGAATCTCACATCATTCCCCTCACAAAACAAGGCGTCTCAACCGGCTCCAAGCTCTTCGGTGCCGCCATCCTCTCCCGCACCGACCTAACCCCCTACACCCTCGCCACAAACAACGAGCGCCTCTCCCCCCTCCTCCACGGCGAAATAAACTGCATCCAGAAATTCTTTACCGTCGACTATCCCAACCCTTCTACACGGCCGCATCCCGCAAAAGACTGCATCTTCCTCGCCACCCATGAGCCCTGTTCGCTGTGTCTGAGCGGCATCACATGGGCTGGTTTCAACGAGTTCTACTACCTGTTTACCTACGAGGATAGCCGCGATCTGTTTGGTATCCCGTATGATATTGATATCCTGCAAGAGGTGTTTAGGGTCAAGGGTGAGGGCGAGAGCGAAAATGGTGTGCAGAAAAGACAGTTGTATAACAGGAAGAATAAGTTTTTCACGGCGAAGAGCTTCAAGGATCTTGTGGGTAAAATTGGGGATGAGGGGGTGAGGACGGGGTTGGAAGGGGAGATTAAGAGGGTTAAGGCGTTGTATAATGGGCTGAGTGAGACGTATCAGGAGGGGAAGAAGGCGGGGGCGGAGAGCTCGAGTGTGTGGAAGTAG
- a CDS encoding protein containing SET domain protein: MANTQREDNTIYLTEKEAERIKNTVEERIKKCTEQHGNPKVPRDKVAAHQQATGAALMADMGGAPDPDLLQTQGKTASTIPAIGVGRPYAPCKVPVSELEPIKMADLRMETHHRGRKLTVKRESPVVTLVARSWTMVQEEDGSDSERLEISLHKSRYGEDILESTKLFIIKEPYFTLTDQGEPTLRIDHPSDLVICNQDILNLKTFEDTAAAEKAATRFKKEGNDALKKQDLPVALDKYSAGLAIATQSIVSDSNPDLARDIYRNRAYVNLLLGRLDEVQTDARASLTGREDTKSNELDSKAFYRAGMAAYNQSRWHVAKDHFLQQQSLTPDDKDAKSQLKKIEARLREEQTGSYDLFKIRTSLSKARSRIDAGNFILKTEIKQSPGKGRGLYATCDIPAGDIVICEKAFCVVWGHEPDTLTAMTYDVRDSRIRVAPLGLAKALVQKCLNQPSLTDGFMDLFGDYVGDVANVFVNADGPVVDVFRVHDIMSRNGFGPGSQFGEESARNASTGLWIHAAYINHSCLANTAKEFAGDLLIIRATRDIKAGEEIFHPYDASLDYETRQGFLDRTWGFRCFCRLCETEDKDGKEVRDRRMELLGEADAFIDKTPWAGAKRVALRKAQNLLKGLDATYDEARWEGLPRRHTEGIRAWLARASPR, from the coding sequence ATGGCGAACACTCAACGGGAAGACAACACTATATATCTTACGGAAAAAGAGGCGGAGCGCATTAAGAACACAGTAGAAGAGCGAATAAAGAAGTGCACAGAACAACATGGGAATCCAAAAGTACCGAGAGACAAGGTAGCGGCTCATCAACAAGCCACTGGCGCTGCTCTCATGGCCGATATGGGCGGCGCACCAGATCCGGATTTGTTACAAACCCAAGGCAAGACCGCAAGTACCATTCCGGCGATTGGAGTAGGACGGCCATACGCGCCATGTAAAGTGCCAGTATCCGAGTTGGAACCCATAAAGATGGCTGATCTTCGCATGGAGACTCATCATCGAGGCCGAAAGCTAACAGTCAAGCGAGAGAGTCCGGTAGTCACGCTTGTAGCAAGATCGTGGACCATGgttcaagaagaagacggcAGCGACTCTGAGCGTCTGGAAATTTCACTTCACAAATCTCGGTACGGGGAAGATATACTGGAATCGACGAAGCTCTTCATCATCAAAGAACCATACTTTACCCTCACTGACCAGGGGGAGCCTACACTCCGCATCGACCATCCCTCCGACTTGGTGATTTGCAATCAGGATATCCTGAACCTCAAGACATTCGAGGATACAGCAGCGGCTGAAAAGGCGGCAACTAGGTTCAAAAAGGAGGGCAATGACGCCCTCAAGAAGCAGGATCTGCCAGTGGCACTTGACAAGTACTCTGCGGGTCTGGCAATCGCAACGCAGAGTATCGTATCAGACTCGAATCCAGATCTGGCCCGGGACATCTACCGCAACCGCGCTTATGTGAATCTTCTGCTGGGCCGCTTAGACGAAGTCCAAACAGACGCGCGAGCCTCCTTGACAGGCAGAGAAGACACCAAATCCAACGAACTAGACAGCAAAGCCTTCTACCGCGCCGGCATGGCCGCTTACAACCAAAGCCGGTGGCACGTAGCCAAAGACCACTTCCTCCAACAACAATCCCTCACCCCCGACGACAAAGACGCCAAGTCCCAACTCAAAAAGATCGAAGCCCGCCTCCGCGAAGAACAAACCGGATCCTACGACCTCTTCAAAATCCGCACTTCCCTCTCCAAAGCCCGCTCCCGCATCGACGCCGGAAACTTTATTCTCAAGACCGAAATCAAACAAAGCCCTGGCAAAGGTCGCGGCCTCTACGCAACCTGCGACATACCCGCCGGGGACATCGTCATATGCGAAAAAGCCTTTTGCGTAGTCTGGGGCCACGAACCAGACACCCTAACCGCCATGACCTACGACGTACGGGACTCTCGAATCCGCGTTGCGCCCCTCGGCCTCGCCAAAGCGCTCGTTCAAAAATGTCTAAACCAACCCAGTCTAACAGACGGCTTCATGGACCTCTTCGGCGACTACGTAGGCGACGTCGCAAACGTGTTTGTCAACGCCGACGGACCCGTCGTAGACGTCTTCCGCGTCCACGACATCATGTCACGCAACGGCTTCGGGCCGGGTAGCCAATTCGGCGAGGAAAGCGCACGAAATGCCAGCACAGGACTCTGGATCCATGCTGCCTACATCAACCACTCTTGTCTGGCGAACACAGCAAAAGAATTCGCGGGCGATCTGCTCATCATCCGCGCCACACGTGATATCAAGGCCGGCGAGGAAATCTTCCATCCGTACGATGCGTCGCTAGACTACGAGACGAGGCAGGGGTTTTTGGACCGCACGTGGGGGTTTCGCTGCTTTTGTAGGCTGTGCGAGACGGAGGATAAGGACGGCAAGGAGGTTCGGGATAGGCGCATGGAGTTGCTGGGGGAGGCGGACGCGTTTATTGATAAGACGCCTTGGGCAGGGGCTAAGAGGGTGGCGCTCAGGAAGGCGCAGAACTTGCTCAAGGGGCTCGACGCTACGTATGATGAAGCGAGGTGGGAGGGCCTGCCGAGGAGACACACAGAGGGGATTAGGGCGTGGTTGGCTAGAGCGAGTCCACGGTGA
- a CDS encoding glycoside hydrolase family 76 protein yields MALSRSAQVWRLPVVLLLFIFAFATVSIAESIKQSASQGEPFYEPKNQHAIHDTPSPSQETSNETPKDTPSYSLAETNILRDLHSTLSTMQDHYFEVWLGKYTSAIDWTGAVMSTYVSSTLSSLSRSLSYTMPGTFDKSRKLDVEAQRVENEINKYFAQTSAYYFGEDHFAIRMQAFDDMLWVVLGWLEATRFVESHSVGHYTPNKAGGKEWHASQFVPAFSHRSRVFYELAEKGWDWRLCGGGMTWNPSLLPYKNAITNQLFISASISMYLHFAGDSNCSPFILQHGKSRPHEDQLYDDCDSKNRERYDPVYLANALNAYNWLKQSNMTNAQGLYVDGFHIGGYRTNHSKTTCDERNEMVYTYNQGVLLSGLRGLWEATGETSYLEDGHELIRNVVWATGWKKTKSYTPSSTRLTQENDKNAADGQDVISNEWAGLGYNGILTELCDPSGHCNQDGQTFKGIFFHHLTAFCEPLPTRPTRLGKTHAASREVAMLHDNSCRGHTAWVVHNAQAALKTRDSEGKFGCWWGAPEFTPPSQSASRLIPVLPENATDYRNVHVHSYDDLYTEISLDERIGWFQYDSDKTATRNGGDLNDRGRGRTVETQGSGLAVVRAMWEFLKRTDGNM; encoded by the exons ATGGCATTATCACGAAGCGCGCAGGTCTGGCGGTTGCCTGTTGTGTTGCTGTTGTTTATATTCGCATTTGCGACCGTTTCGATAGCTGAAAGCATAAAACAATCAGCTTCCCAGG GGGAGCCGTTTTATGAGCCCAAGAACCAACATGCTATTCATGATACTCCATCACCATCCCAAGAGACCTCGAACGAAACCCCCAAAGACACGCCCAGCTATTCCCTCGCCGAGACCAACATCCTGCGCGATCTTCACTCTACCCTCTCTACGATGCAAGACCACTACTTCGAGGTATGGCTCGGTAAATACACATCAGCCATAGACTGGACGGGCGCTGTGATGTCCACGTACGTCTCTTCTACCCTCTCCTCGCTTTCCCGCTCGCTCTCCTACACGATGCCCGGAACATTCGACAAGAGTCGGAAACTGGATGTCGAGGCGCAGAGGGTCGAGAACGAGATAAACAAGTACTTTGCGCAGACTTCTGCCTACTACTTTGGCGAAGATCACTTTGCGATAAGGATGCAAGCTTTCGATGACATGCTATGGGTAGTGTTGGGTTGGCTGGAGGCCACAAGATTCGTTGAAAGCCATTCCGTTGGACACTACACGCCTAACAAAGCTGGAGGAAAGGAATGGCATGCGTCCCAGTTCGTACCCGCTTTTTCACATCGCTCGCGCGTGTTCTATGAATTGGCAGAAAAAGGGTGGGATTGGAGACTTTGCGGAGGTGGAATGACGTGGAACCCAAGTTTATTGCCATACAAGAATGCGATTACGAACCAGCTATTCATCTCAGCAAGCATCAGCATGTATCTCCACTTTGCTGGAGACTCGAATTGCTCGCCTTTCATCTTGCAGCATGGCAAGTCGCGGCCGCATGAGGATCAACTATACGACGACTGCGACAGCAAGAATCGAGAACGCTACGATCCTGTGTATCTTGCGAACGCACTGAATGCTTACAACTGGCTCAAACAGAGTAACATGACCAATGCCCAAGGCCTCTATGTGGACGGCTTCCATATTGGCGGATATCGCACAAATCATAGCAAGACGACATGCGATGAGCGAAATGAGATGGTGTATACGTACAACCAGGGTGTTCTCCTCTCTGGTCTCAGAGGCCTGTGGGAGGCCACAGGGGAGACTTCGTACCTTGAAGACGGGCATGAACTTATTCGGAATGTAGTGTGGGCTACCGGTTGGAAGAAAACCAAATCGTACACACCTTCTTCCACGAGATTGACGCAGGAAAACGATAAGAACGCAGCAGATGGTCAAGATGTCATATCTAACGAATGGGCCGGTCTGGGCTACAATGGTATTCTTACAGAACTGTGTGATCCATCTGGTCACTGCAATCAAGACGGGCAAACCTTCAAGGGCATCTTCTTCCACCACCTCACAGCCTTTTGCGAACCCTTGCCCACTCGCCCAACCAGGCTAGGGAAAACACACGCAGCGAGTCGCGAAGTAGCCATGCTACATGACAACAGCTGTAGAGGGCATACCGCCTGGGTCGTACACAACGCGCAAGCCGCCCTCAAAACGCGAGACTCGGAAGGCAAATTCGGATGCTGGTGGGGTGCTCCTGAATTCACGCCCCCCAGCCAATCGGCGTCCCGTCTCATCCCTGTGTTGCCAGAGAACGCAACCGATTATCGCAATGTTCACGTGCATTCTTATGATGATTTGTACACGGAGATCAGTCTTGATGAGAGAATTGGTTGGTTTCAATACGACAGTGATAAGACAGCGACACGAAATGGCGGCGATCTCAATGATCGGGGAAGGGGGAGAACGGTTGAGACTCAAGGCAGTGGACTTGCTGTTGTAAGAGCTATGTGGGAGTTTTTGAAGAGAACGGATGGTAACATGTAA